The following proteins are co-located in the Carassius auratus strain Wakin chromosome 7, ASM336829v1, whole genome shotgun sequence genome:
- the LOC113105458 gene encoding myeloid-associated differentiation marker homolog, with protein sequence MPLVVLKTSRPMWARLAALVFTCVAFSIAAHGGAINNSMYDWCIFCWAFSFAGTLLVLLVEVMGLQARAPLSWKNFPITFACYATLLCLSASIIFPLYFVKGQVASDEARDLRIVSTVFSCLATIAYFIEVSLTRAQPGEVAGYMATVPGLLKVCETFVACIIFVFISNPVSYDSHSALKWCMAVYCICFVISAAIVIMCVGECTGFLPFPFARFLSAYALLSVIMYLTATIIWPIFKFDSRHSGSSRRPTICENRYDLCWWDKLVAVAVLTALNFLIYLADLVYSARLVFVTV encoded by the coding sequence ATGCCTCTGGTGGTCTTGAAGACTTCCCGTCCCATGTGGGCGCGTTTGGCCGCTCTAGTGTTCACTTGTGTGGCGTTTAGCATTGCGGCCCATGGAGGGGCAATCAACAACAGCATGTACGACTGGTGCATCTTCTGCTGGGCTTTCAGCTTCGCCGGGACCCTGCTGGTTTTGCTGGTGGAGGTCATGGGTCTCCAGGCTCGTGCCCCCTTGTCCTGGAAAAACTTCCCTATTACGTTTGCCTGCTATGCTACGCTTCTTTGCCTTTCGGCGTCCATCATTTTCCCACTCTACTTCGTGAAGGGCCAAGTGGCAAGCGATGAGGCTCGAGACCTCCGAATCGTCTCCACGGTCTTCTCCTGCCTGGCCACCATAGCGTATTTCATCGAAGTGAGTTTGACGCGAGCGCAACCAGGTGAAGTCGCCGGGTACATGGCCACGGTTCCAGGCCTGCTTAAGGTTTGTGAGACCTTCGTGGCCTGCATCATATTCGTGTTCATCAGCAACCCCGTCTCTTATGATAGTCACTCGGCCCTGAAGTGGTGCATGGCTGTCTACTGCATCTGCTTCGTGATTTCGGCGGCCATCGTGATCATGTGCGTCGGTGAATGCACCGGGTTCCTTCCGTTCCCATTCGCACGCTTCCTTTCTGCCTACGCTCTGCTTTCGGTCATCATGTACCTCACTGCCACCATCATTTGGCCGATCTTCAAGTTTGACAGCCGTCATTCAGGGAGCTCAAGGCGACCAACCATCTGCGAAAACCGTTACGATTTGTGTTGGTGGGATAAACTAGTGGCTGTGGCTGTTCTCACCGCTCTCAACTTCCTGATCTACCTGGCGGATCTGGTGTATTCTGCCCGATTGGTGTTTGTCACAGTGTGA
- the LOC113105423 gene encoding vang-like protein 2 — MDNESQYSGYSYKSSHSRSSRKHRDRRDRHRSKSRDSSSRGDKSVTIQAPGEPLLDAESTRGDERDDNWGETTTVVTGTSEHSVSNEDLTRASKELEDSSPLECRRFAGPVLSGVLGVFALLTPLAFLLLPQLLWRDALEPCGTPCEGLYVSLAFKLLVLLISSWALFLRPPRATLPRFYVFRCLLMALVFLFVASYWLFYGVRVLEPRERDYRGIVGYAVSLVDALLFIQYLALVLLEVRHLRPAFCLKVVRTTDGASRFYNVGHLSIQRAAVWVLDHYYTDFPVYNPALLNLPKSILSKKMSGFKVYTLGEESSTNNSTGQSRAMIAAAARRRDNSHNEYYYEEAEMDRRVRKRKARLVVAVEEAFTHIKRLQEDEAASSPKHPREVMDPREAAQAIFAPMARAMQKYLRTTRQQPYHSMESIITHLQFCITHNMTPKAFLERYLAPGPTMQYQRENGSRGRQWTLVSEEPVTSALRQGLVFSLRRLDFALVVTVTPLPFLTLGEEFIDPKSHKFVMRLQSETSV; from the exons ATGGACAACGAGTCGCAGTACTCGGGCTACTCCTACAAGTCTTCACATTCACGCAGCTCTCGCAAACACAG GGACCGCAGAGACCGGCATCGCTCCAAgagcagagacagcagcagcagaggaGACAAATCTGTGACCATCCAGGCCCCCGGAGAGCCCCTGCTGGACGCCGAGAGCACGCGCGGAGATGAGCGG GATGATAACTGGGGCGAGACCACGACGGTCGTCACCGGGACGTCGGAGCACAGCGTGTCTAACGAGGACCTGACGCGTGCGTCTAAGGAGCTGGAGGACTCGTCTCCGCTGGAGTGTCGTCGGTTCGCGGGGCCGGTCCTGAGCGGTGTTCTGGGTGTGTTTGCGCTCCTGACGCCCCTGGCCTTCCTGCTGCTGCCCCAGCTGCTGTGGCGGGACGCTCTAGAGCCCTGCGGGACCCCGTGCGAGGGCCTGTACGTCTCGCTGGCCTTCAAGCTGCTGGTGCTGCTCATCTCGTCCTGGGCTCTGTTCCTGCGGCCGCCCCGTGCCACGCTCCCGCGCTTCTACGTCTTCCGCTGCCTGCTGATGGCGCTGGTCTTCCTCTTCGTGGCCTCATACTGGCTCTTCTACGGCGTGCGGGTGCTGGAGCCCCGCGAGCGAGACTACAGGGGCATCGTGGGATACGCCGTGTCTCTGGTGGACGCGCTGCTGTTCATCCAGTATCTGGCGCTCGTGCTGCTGGAGGTCAGGCACCTCAGACCCGCCTTCTGCCTCAAAGTGGTGCGCACCACCGACGGAGCCAGCCGCTTCTACAACGTGGGCCACCTCAG tATCCAGCGGGCAGCGGTGTGGGTTCTGGATCACTACTACACTGATTTCCCGGTCTACAACCCTGCTTTACTCAACCTGCCCAAGTCCATCCTGTCCAAGAAGATGTCTGGCTTCAAGGTGTACACTCTGGGAGAAG AGAGCAGCACTAATAACTCGACGGGTCAGTCCCGGGCGATGATCGCCGCCGCCGCACGCAGACGGGACAACTCTCATAACGAGTATTACTACGAGGAGGCCGAGATGGACCGCAGGGTCCGGAAACGCAAGGCCAG GCTGGTGGTGGCAGTAGAGGAGGCCTTCACGCACATCAAGAGGCTTCAGGAGGACGAGGCGGCGTCGTCACCCAAACACCCGCGTGAGGTGATGGACCCTCGTGAGGCGGCCCAGGCCATCTTCGCCCCCATGGCTCGAGCCATGCAGAAGTACCTGCGCACCACGCGCCAGCAACCGTACCACAGCATGGAGAGCATCATCACACACCTGCAGTTCTGCATCACGCACAACATGACGCCCAAG GCGTTTCTGGAGCGTTACCTGGCCCCGGGCCCCACCATGCAGTACCAGCGAGAGAACGGCAGCAGGGGGCGCCAGTGGACTCTGGTGAGCGAGGAGCCCGTGACCTCAGCGCTGCGGCAGGGACTGGTGTTCTCCCTCCGCCGCCTCGACTTCGCTCTGGTGGTCACGGTGACGCCCCTCCCCTTCCTCACCCTGGGGGAGGAGTTTATCGACCCCAAGAGCCACAAGTTCGTGATGCGGCTCCAGTCAGAGACCTCAGTGTGA